CCCTTTTTTTTAGTGAACAGTGATTAGTGAAGGGTGAACGGATGAATACAGAGCGGGAAATTGAAAATGTAAAATGTAAAATGTAAAATTAAATGTAATGTAAGATTCTTTTAACCGCTAAAAACGCTAAATTGCGCGAAAGAATGTAATGTAGGATTTTAAGCAACGAACAATTACGAACAAAACGAACTGGAGAAGAGAAGAATTTATTATTTGTTTATTCTTTCAGTCGGGCAGTCTATCAGTCGAGCAGTCTATCCGTCCAGAAGTCCCTCAGTCCCTCAGTCTCACCGTCCCTCAGTCCCTCAGTCTTTAAGTCGTGCAGTCACTCAGTCACTCAGTCACTCAGTCTCTCAGTCCTGAAGTCGTGCAGTCTATCAGTCCAGCAGTCATGAAGTCGAGCAGTCCTGAAGTCGTTATGATCTGTTATAAAAAATAAGGGTGGTGCTGGAAAGAGGAATCGAACCTCCGACCTACTGATTACGAATCAGTTGCTCTACCGGTCTGAGCTATTCCAGCACGAAAGCAGGATTTTTTTGCAATGCAACTCAGTCAAGAACCTTTTTTTTGGTAAACGCAGTGAACATTGTGAACATAGTGAACAGGGTGAATTTGGCAGGGGATAATTTTAGTTTGAAAAAGATTGAATGATCTATAATGAGAAATTCTGAGTGCTTAAGAGTTTTTTTCCTTGCATTAGATATTGTGTTGTGCAATAAATGTATCTGGCAAGGAGGCCATCTATGAGACCGATTATAGTGTTTTTTATATTGCTGAGTACCTTATCATTATTTGGAGTGGGAGTTCAGGAAGCTGGTTGTATATTCAGTAAAACCGTGACTATTGAGGATTTTGATAATTCACCCCCGGAGCTTACCTCCTGGCGTGATCTGGATACAGAACCGGATAGTTGTGAATATACAAGTGATTTTGGCTATAATGACACATCTGCTTCATTACATCTATATGGCAATACAGCAAAGCGGATGGCGTTTTATCCAGTGACTGTCGATAGTGGGGACGTTTGGCAGTCAGCTGTATATATAGCGAATGTGGGCGATACGATCGGGATAGGATTTTATGATGATTTCAATGTATTATTATATTCAATAGCGGGTGGCTCCTGCCTGAATATCGAGGAATGGGTGACCTGCTATCAGGGGCTATATAGCAATAATGAGTGGCATGAGGTGAATTTTCCGGTAGCAGATGACTGGCAGGCAAGATTTAATTATCTACCCCGCATCAAAGGAATGGTATTCATCAATAACCGCTCAAATTATGGGGATGTGTATTTTGATGAAATACGCAATATGACCACCCTGCTGCCAGTGGCACCAGTCGTGAGCATTAGTTATGAAATACTGGAAGTACGTAATAATAGAGACGGCAGCCGAGATGTGGAAATTTCTTTTGAATGCGAGGTGATTGATGAGGATTCAGATTCCCTGGCTTATTACTGGCAAATGGGCGATAACACAGTAATGGAGGAAGCAGAATTTGATTACACCTACCGGGTTACTGATGATCATCCTTATTCTGTATCATTGAAAGTAACTGATGATACTGCTCTGGAGGGCTATGCTTCCTGCGTGATTGAAGTTAATGAAGGCAGCAGCAGTCTGCCATTGACGATTAATTTTACGGGTGATATTGTTCTGGCACGGGAAATAAATAATATTATCAATGGCTATGGATATGAGGCTATTTTTGATTCCACTTTGTCAATACTTGGATATGCGGCAGATATTACCGTGGGTAATCTGGAATGTCCATTGACGGACTCCAATAATCATCATCCCACAAAAACTATTTACTTCAAGGGACAGGAATCAAGTGCGGAAGGTCTTGCCTATGCCGGGATTGATATTGTGACTCTGGCAAATAATCATATTCTGGATTATATGGAAGAAGGTATCACAGATACTCAGACAGCTCTTGACTCTGCTGGAGTGCTGTATTCCGGGGCAGGATTGAATTCTTATGAAGCATATCGACCAATTATATATAATAAGAAGGGGATCAATCTGGCATTTCTGGCAGCATCAGACAGGACCGGGCAATATAATAATTTTCAGCCATATTTGAATTGCGGCTATGATAAATCTGGATTTGCCTATCTTACGAAATATTATATGCAGAAACAGATAGAAGAGGTGCGGCAGGTAAGTGACCTGGTGATCATGGAGCTGCATTGCGGAAGTGAATATTCCACAGGACCAAGCTCGAATTATGACGGTTTGCCAGAAGAGTGGTATCTGGAGCCGAATCCTGAGGATGAGAATTATAGCTGGCGGAATGATATACCTCAAGCGTGGGATACGGAATACCGTCATTATGCTGTGGATGCAGGTGCTGACCTTGTGATCTGTCATCATCCGCATATTGTACAGGGTTTTGAGGTTTATAATGGCATTCTGATCGCCCACTCGCTGGGTAATTTTATCTTTGACCTTTCCTATACTGAAACTATGCCGA
This region of Candidatus Stygibacter australis genomic DNA includes:
- a CDS encoding CapA family protein — protein: MRPIIVFFILLSTLSLFGVGVQEAGCIFSKTVTIEDFDNSPPELTSWRDLDTEPDSCEYTSDFGYNDTSASLHLYGNTAKRMAFYPVTVDSGDVWQSAVYIANVGDTIGIGFYDDFNVLLYSIAGGSCLNIEEWVTCYQGLYSNNEWHEVNFPVADDWQARFNYLPRIKGMVFINNRSNYGDVYFDEIRNMTTLLPVAPVVSISYEILEVRNNRDGSRDVEISFECEVIDEDSDSLAYYWQMGDNTVMEEAEFDYTYRVTDDHPYSVSLKVTDDTALEGYASCVIEVNEGSSSLPLTINFTGDIVLAREINNIINGYGYEAIFDSTLSILGYAADITVGNLECPLTDSNNHHPTKTIYFKGQESSAEGLAYAGIDIVTLANNHILDYMEEGITDTQTALDSAGVLYSGAGLNSYEAYRPIIYNKKGINLAFLAASDRTGQYNNFQPYLNCGYDKSGFAYLTKYYMQKQIEEVRQVSDLVIMELHCGSEYSTGPSSNYDGLPEEWYLEPNPEDENYSWRNDIPQAWDTEYRHYAVDAGADLVICHHPHIVQGFEVYNGILIAHSLGNFIFDLSYTETMPTCILYSEAGEDGFERFYIKPCYIDDNITVPAEGELGLYILDHLAQKSRELNGYLYVNRDSIQAEIILDTLSMQVYSHGFIEFDDLELRDEYYTTGPILLHKAGSFSSLNTIDEGTGWEFRLGREIVYHGNFEPEGCSEWAINSSHEWLTQEEPYMGDNSLCIELESSAGDNIITNLEGRIKLYDDVDYSLHGYIRTSNTEDAEVQIRTYANRTGGNYINMYGTPPLDGDNPWTYVWADLPELEDNERFIDYRSTVYPPPEGTSQGYFDNVGLIGWTDWTPFNGAAVEVDSPNEYYYIEMRSPDQVETIRWTYTEKNYGFVPDLERFTSPGEITKAVLNQNYPNPFNPETKITFTLNQTADEAEIGIYNIRGQKVNSLPVDISRGTGNYSVIWQGNNNKGISVGSGVYFYRLEIDGKQISAGKCLLLK